The following are from one region of the Nocardia terpenica genome:
- a CDS encoding ABC transporter permease codes for MRYLIDNFADIAGFTRTHLYLALVPLLIGLVIAIPVGTAVRRVPWLRRVTATLASLAFTIPSLALFVIIPPLAGIATIDPLNVVIALSIYSVALLVIAVPAALDSVPAAVLDAADAIGYTRLRRSLTVEFPLALPVFVANLRVVAVTNISMVTVGALIGVGGLGKLFTQGYQRDYPDEIVAGIIVVLVVALVVDRVLFLIGRWTTPWLSPAKSMPGKRKSSPPGKRKSSLPGTRKSSPPGTRKLPWTRKLLGGAA; via the coding sequence CTGATCGGGCTGGTGATCGCCATCCCGGTGGGCACGGCGGTGCGGCGGGTGCCGTGGCTGCGGCGGGTCACCGCGACGCTGGCCAGCCTGGCGTTCACGATTCCGTCGCTGGCGCTGTTCGTGATCATTCCGCCGCTGGCGGGCATCGCGACCATCGATCCGCTCAATGTGGTTATCGCGCTGAGCATCTACTCGGTGGCGCTGCTGGTGATCGCGGTGCCGGCGGCGCTGGATTCGGTGCCGGCGGCGGTGCTCGATGCCGCCGACGCCATCGGTTACACCCGGCTGCGGCGCAGCCTCACCGTCGAATTCCCGTTGGCGCTCCCGGTTTTCGTCGCCAACCTGCGGGTGGTGGCGGTCACCAATATCTCGATGGTGACCGTCGGCGCGCTGATCGGGGTGGGCGGGCTGGGCAAGCTGTTCACCCAGGGCTACCAGCGCGACTATCCCGACGAGATCGTGGCCGGAATCATCGTGGTGCTGGTGGTGGCGCTGGTGGTGGACCGGGTGCTGTTTCTGATCGGGCGCTGGACTACTCCGTGGTTGTCCCCGGCCAAAAGCATGCCGGGGAAACGGAAGTCCTCGCCGCCGGGGAAACGGAAGTCCTCGCTGCCGGGGACACGGAAGTCTTCGCCGCCGGGGACGCGGAAGCTGCCCTGGACACGGAAGCTCCTAGGAGGGGCGGCATGA